The nucleotide sequence GATCCTCGACCCCCGTTATAGCTATTTGCCGAGAAGCATGCTCACGAGTTGGCACTATGAGGTGAGTCAATTTAAGCGTTTTGCACCGGGAATCTGGATGCCTGTCGCCGGCGTTCTCGACTTGAGAGAGAGGAAACAAGTCTGGGAAATCACCAGTGTTGTTTTCAACCAGGATATTGCCGATGAAAAGGTTCGGACCCCGCTTCCTGGCGATGGAGCACGGATCACAGACATGATTCAGGGCAAGATCTGGTATCATGGAACGCCTCCGCCGGGCCAAGGTCAAAGCGAAGCGGCCGAGCCGTCCGCCATTCCCGGTACAGGGAACCCAATCGTCGCCCAGCCACATCGGTCGACCGAGAATTTATCGCCTGTGTGGTTGACCCTGATTGGGGGGCTGGCACTTGGAATTTCTGCGTTCCTCGGCCTCCGGCGTGGGAACTCATCGAACTCGTCTTAGTGGAGGTCTTGCTCAGTGGAACTCCGTTGAGAACTTATCCGGGATATCCAGTCAGGCTAACGCCTCGGTTCGTAGGCCAGCACTTCTTCCAGGACTGCTTCAACGAATAGTCTCCGGTCCGGCCGGACGTCTAACGTGGTTCCTGTCATTCCCCATCTGAGTATTCTCGATCACAGAAACGGAAGTTTGGGTTTCACCATGAAAAAGTGGGAAATGATCGCTGATGCCCGGCGGCAAGGATTCTCTCTGGTGGAGTTGCTCGTTTCCATTGGGGTGATCAGCCTGCTGTTGGCGATCGCCATGCCTGCCGTTCAACACTCGCGCGAGGCTGCGCGTGCGACGATCTGCAGAAATCATTTGCGGCAATTAGGGATTGCGATCCACGAACATGAAAGCGCGAAGCAGGCCTATCCACTGACGCGGACCCATTGGGCGACGGACCCAATCACCCCAGGAAGATCTCTGCATGTCGAACTGCTTCCGTACCTGGATTTCGCCACGGCCTACCACAAGGTCGATTTTGATGAGATCTATTCTGATTATGAAAGTGCACCGACTGCGTTTGTCGCCTCCAACCAGGAATTGCTCAGCGTGACGGTGCCCGTTTTTCTTTGTCCATCAGACCGACAACGCGTGGGAGCCTGTAATTATCGATGTTCGATGGGAACTGCAGAGTCCATTGAGATCGCTGACGGCTTCTTTGTG is from Schlesneria sp. DSM 10557 and encodes:
- a CDS encoding DUF1559 domain-containing protein produces the protein MKKWEMIADARRQGFSLVELLVSIGVISLLLAIAMPAVQHSREAARATICRNHLRQLGIAIHEHESAKQAYPLTRTHWATDPITPGRSLHVELLPYLDFATAYHKVDFDEIYSDYESAPTAFVASNQELLSVTVPVFLCPSDRQRVGACNYRCSMGTAESIEIADGFFVNNVVTRPADITDGLSNTVMMGERVLGSFSPTVDYWRDILLVRGGIPSNDADGWTEGCTDAALTASYVGSDNYSGGTWLRGGWRNTWYHHGFPPNHSVPDCAFAGPNSGGGSGQYSARSYHSQTVNVVFGDGAVRAISQNIAVPLWRALATRSGGENVSDF